In Flavobacterium sp. N1736, the following are encoded in one genomic region:
- a CDS encoding family 43 glycosylhydrolase, whose amino-acid sequence MYKLSSISLLLLLIGFNTNIAAQKSSIPGKTEWFDPNKPASTYCNPINIGYNYTTFNHNRIPESRRSSADPVIITYKGEYYLFATNQAGFFWSKDMSDWNFVYGSFQRQPGDDDQCAPAAWVVNDTLFYVGSTWKKDHPVWKTADPKSGKWVRHVDKAMLPTWDPAIFQDDDKKVYMYYGSSGKLPLVGVEVDYKTWLPKGNQADYAPLYAATEVEDIQKPYGQAKAVVGLDPTLHGWERFGPNNDMEPAPWGNFIEGAWMTKHNGKYYMQYGAPATEFKGYANGVHVGDNPLGPFVYQKHNPMSYKPGGFVIGAGHGNTFADNYGNYWNTGTCKISIKDRFERRIDMFPAGFDKDDVMYSNTSYGDFPITLPTKLRNHEQGASSGWMLLSYKKPVTVSSSEECMEVETHRMDNGGKKVYEKFCYGANNLTDENIQTYWSAKTSNPGEWLQLDLGRKMQINALQINYADHKATQYNKAMDIYYQYKIYMSDDAVNWTLVVDKSQNDKDVPHDYVELSKAIEARYIKMENIHNASGLFAVSDFRVFGNGLAAKPKPVSSFKVNRNAKDSRNAMITWKKQNDAIGYNIYYGIAPDKLYNTIMVYDESLYDFRGLDKGTTYYFTVEAFNENGISTKTKLIEVK is encoded by the coding sequence ATGTATAAACTATCGTCTATATCGCTTTTGTTGCTTTTGATAGGATTTAATACCAATATCGCGGCACAAAAATCCAGTATTCCTGGCAAAACAGAATGGTTTGATCCTAATAAACCCGCATCAACGTATTGTAATCCAATCAATATTGGTTACAATTATACGACTTTTAATCACAACAGAATTCCGGAATCCCGACGTTCAAGTGCTGATCCTGTGATTATTACTTATAAAGGCGAATATTATTTATTTGCCACAAATCAGGCTGGTTTCTTTTGGAGTAAAGACATGTCTGACTGGAATTTTGTTTATGGAAGTTTTCAAAGACAGCCGGGAGATGATGATCAATGCGCGCCAGCTGCGTGGGTTGTAAACGACACTTTATTTTATGTAGGTTCAACATGGAAAAAAGATCATCCGGTTTGGAAAACAGCCGATCCAAAATCAGGAAAATGGGTACGACATGTTGATAAAGCAATGCTGCCAACCTGGGATCCTGCAATTTTTCAGGATGATGATAAAAAAGTCTATATGTATTATGGTTCAAGCGGAAAATTGCCTCTTGTAGGCGTAGAAGTAGATTATAAAACATGGCTTCCGAAAGGAAATCAAGCCGATTATGCACCATTATATGCCGCAACAGAAGTCGAAGATATTCAAAAACCATACGGTCAGGCAAAAGCAGTTGTTGGTTTAGACCCAACTTTGCACGGTTGGGAGCGTTTTGGACCAAATAATGATATGGAACCTGCGCCTTGGGGTAATTTTATTGAAGGCGCCTGGATGACCAAACACAACGGTAAATATTATATGCAATATGGCGCGCCGGCAACAGAATTTAAAGGTTATGCAAACGGAGTTCACGTTGGCGACAATCCGTTAGGACCATTTGTATATCAAAAACATAATCCGATGTCGTATAAACCCGGAGGTTTTGTAATTGGTGCCGGACACGGAAATACTTTTGCAGATAATTACGGAAATTACTGGAATACAGGAACATGCAAAATTTCGATAAAAGACCGTTTTGAGCGTCGTATTGATATGTTTCCTGCCGGATTTGATAAAGATGATGTAATGTATTCGAATACTTCTTATGGAGATTTTCCGATAACGCTTCCAACAAAATTGCGTAATCATGAACAGGGAGCTTCTTCGGGCTGGATGTTATTATCGTATAAAAAACCCGTGACAGTTTCGTCTTCTGAAGAATGTATGGAAGTGGAAACGCACAGAATGGATAACGGAGGAAAAAAAGTCTATGAAAAATTTTGCTACGGCGCGAACAATTTAACAGATGAAAATATTCAGACGTATTGGTCTGCAAAAACAAGTAATCCGGGCGAATGGCTGCAACTTGACTTAGGCAGAAAAATGCAAATAAATGCGTTGCAAATCAATTATGCCGATCACAAAGCAACGCAATACAATAAAGCAATGGATATTTATTATCAGTATAAAATCTATATGTCTGATGATGCTGTAAACTGGACTTTGGTGGTTGATAAATCTCAAAATGATAAAGATGTTCCGCATGATTATGTCGAATTATCAAAAGCAATTGAGGCCCGTTACATCAAAATGGAAAATATTCATAATGCTTCGGGATTATTTGCTGTTTCAGATTTCAGGGTTTTTGGCAACGGATTAGCCGCAAAACCAAAACCGGTTTCCAGTTTTAAAGTAAACAGAAATGCCAAAGATTCCCGTAATGCAATGATTACATGGAAAAAACAAAATGATGCCATTGGATATAATATTTATTACGGAATTGCTCCGGATAAATTATACAATACAATTATGGTTTATGATGAAAGTTTGTATGACTTTAGAGGTCTGGATAAAGGCACTACATATTATTTTACAGTTGAAGCCTTTAATGAAAACGGTATTAGTACAAAAACTAAACTTATTGAAGTAAAATAA
- a CDS encoding M20/M25/M40 family metallo-hydrolase, translated as MKKTILLTVLVLNGLTSFAQSNDEKNIKLFYKKALTESKCYTWLEYLSNDIGARLSGSQNAQLAVNYTKSQLESLGLDKVYLQEVMVPHWVRGEKETAYILDGKIKTVVPICALGGSVATAKTGLTAEVIEVQGIKELGELGDKVKGKIVFFNRPMDPENIETFKSYGACVDQRFAGAKEAAKLGAVGTIVRSMNLRLDDFPHTGAQSYGDLPKEQYIPTAAISTNGAELLSKFLKSNPALKFYFKQSCETLPDALSYNVIGEITGTVTPENVMVVGGHLDSWDLADGSHDDGAGVVQSMEVIRILKNLNYKPKNTIRVVLFMNEENGGKGGAKYEEVAKQKNENHIFALESDSGGFSPRGFSIQADDVNFKKIQGFKDFFEPYLVHSFTIGHAGSDIDHLTSKTIVKAGLKPDSQRYFDYHHAANDKFDAINKRELELGAATMTSLLYLIDQTGIVLPTAN; from the coding sequence ATGAAAAAAACGATTCTTTTAACTGTTTTAGTTTTAAACGGATTGACATCTTTTGCGCAATCAAATGATGAAAAAAACATTAAATTATTTTATAAAAAAGCCTTAACCGAGTCTAAATGTTATACTTGGTTAGAGTATTTGTCTAACGATATTGGAGCCCGTTTATCAGGATCTCAAAATGCACAGCTGGCAGTTAATTACACCAAGTCTCAATTAGAAAGTTTAGGACTTGACAAAGTGTATTTACAAGAAGTTATGGTGCCGCATTGGGTACGTGGTGAAAAAGAAACAGCTTATATTCTTGACGGAAAAATTAAAACTGTAGTGCCAATTTGCGCTTTAGGAGGTTCTGTAGCAACAGCAAAAACAGGACTTACGGCAGAAGTTATTGAAGTTCAGGGTATAAAAGAACTTGGTGAATTAGGAGATAAAGTAAAAGGTAAAATTGTGTTTTTTAACAGACCAATGGATCCGGAAAATATTGAAACTTTTAAATCATACGGAGCTTGTGTAGATCAGAGATTTGCAGGAGCAAAAGAAGCTGCAAAACTGGGAGCGGTAGGAACAATTGTTCGTTCTATGAATTTACGTTTAGACGATTTTCCGCATACAGGAGCTCAAAGTTATGGCGATTTGCCAAAAGAGCAATACATTCCAACAGCTGCAATAAGTACAAATGGAGCTGAGTTGTTGAGTAAATTCCTGAAAAGCAATCCGGCTTTGAAATTTTATTTCAAACAATCTTGCGAAACTTTACCTGATGCTTTATCATACAACGTAATTGGTGAAATAACAGGAACAGTAACTCCGGAGAATGTTATGGTAGTTGGCGGACATTTAGATTCTTGGGATTTGGCAGACGGTTCTCATGACGATGGAGCAGGGGTTGTGCAAAGTATGGAAGTAATTCGTATTCTTAAAAACTTAAACTACAAACCTAAAAATACGATTCGTGTTGTTCTTTTCATGAATGAAGAAAACGGCGGAAAAGGCGGTGCGAAATACGAAGAAGTTGCAAAACAAAAGAACGAGAATCATATTTTTGCTTTAGAAAGTGATTCAGGAGGATTTTCTCCAAGAGGATTTTCTATTCAGGCAGATGATGTAAACTTCAAAAAAATACAAGGGTTCAAAGACTTTTTTGAGCCTTACTTAGTTCATAGTTTTACAATTGGGCACGCCGGATCAGATATTGATCATTTAACGTCTAAAACGATCGTTAAAGCAGGTTTAAAACCAGATTCTCAACGTTATTTTGATTATCACCATGCAGCAAATGATAAATTTGATGCTATTAACAAAAGAGAATTAGAACTTGGAGCTGCAACAATGACAAGTTTACTTTATTTAATAGATCAAACAGGAATTGTACTTCCAACAGCGAATTAA
- a CDS encoding tetratricopeptide repeat protein produces MNSISDHQKKVELCSKIALRLQTTDWDRAIKYLELAEAEAKKTKEPDLALAQVYTTTGKMYNSKDVLDIALKYYLKAYDIYKNNDNTEEVAKLENNLAIIYAVGNNKEKALQYFLNVYRYQQSKNDSVKLIKILNNIGTLYLKKNLDSSLYYYQKAYLINKTIKDNDLKVNVCTNIARAYGLKKDNKNADYYFNEAFSLVNKGVNNTVEAFVYESFSEYNLKEKNYDAVIVNAKKALELCKENQYSYSGLNLNKILYQVYVSKEDYKNAVYYFQKYNAINDSINVEEKAVNIERIKLEQDYKVRTQIKTLLEQKKRFKYYVVGLILVVGILILIILLIKFRNRNIKNQLEKEKLNTKMQALNESLEAKKKVLIGKAMAEIHRTDNINEILTDLKQIKLKTVNKEMQQAIDIVLKRLEKNLNTDIWKEFEISFEQVHKSFFDKLTVDYPSLTPKDRRLCALLYLDLTTKEISQITGQSFKAIENARTRLRKKFDLTNEKVNLSTYLNTI; encoded by the coding sequence GTGAATAGTATCAGTGATCATCAAAAAAAGGTTGAACTGTGCAGTAAGATTGCATTAAGACTGCAAACAACAGATTGGGACAGAGCTATAAAGTACCTTGAATTAGCTGAAGCTGAAGCAAAAAAAACAAAGGAACCAGATCTCGCTTTAGCACAGGTTTACACTACGACGGGCAAAATGTATAATTCAAAAGATGTATTGGATATTGCTTTAAAATATTACCTAAAAGCATATGATATTTACAAAAATAATGATAACACTGAAGAAGTAGCAAAACTAGAAAACAATCTGGCGATTATTTATGCAGTAGGAAATAATAAAGAAAAAGCATTACAATATTTCTTAAATGTATATCGCTATCAACAATCTAAAAATGATTCGGTCAAGCTTATAAAAATATTAAACAATATAGGTACCTTATATCTAAAGAAAAATTTAGATTCTTCACTTTATTACTATCAAAAAGCTTATTTAATAAATAAGACGATAAAAGACAATGACCTAAAGGTCAATGTATGTACTAATATAGCACGTGCTTATGGTTTAAAAAAAGACAATAAAAATGCAGATTATTATTTTAATGAAGCCTTTTCTTTAGTAAACAAAGGGGTTAATAATACAGTAGAAGCTTTTGTATACGAGTCTTTTTCTGAATACAATCTAAAAGAAAAAAATTATGATGCTGTAATTGTAAATGCAAAAAAAGCACTGGAATTATGCAAAGAAAATCAGTACAGTTATTCCGGTTTAAACCTGAACAAAATACTGTATCAGGTATATGTTAGTAAAGAAGATTATAAAAATGCGGTTTATTATTTTCAGAAATACAATGCCATTAACGACAGTATAAATGTCGAAGAAAAGGCTGTAAACATAGAAAGAATAAAACTGGAGCAGGATTATAAAGTTCGAACTCAAATAAAAACACTTCTTGAACAAAAAAAGCGATTTAAGTATTATGTAGTTGGATTGATATTGGTTGTTGGCATATTGATTTTAATTATTTTACTGATAAAATTCCGAAACAGGAATATTAAAAATCAACTTGAAAAAGAGAAATTAAATACAAAGATGCAAGCCTTAAACGAAAGCCTTGAAGCCAAGAAAAAGGTTCTTATAGGGAAGGCAATGGCAGAAATACATCGTACCGATAATATTAATGAAATCCTTACTGATCTTAAACAGATTAAGCTTAAAACGGTTAATAAAGAAATGCAGCAAGCTATTGATATAGTTTTAAAGCGTTTGGAAAAGAATTTGAATACCGATATCTGGAAAGAATTTGAAATAAGTTTTGAACAGGTTCATAAATCTTTTTTTGACAAATTAACCGTCGATTATCCTTCACTAACTCCAAAAGACCGCAGGTTATGCGCGCTCTTATATCTCGATCTTACTACAAAAGAAATTTCTCAAATTACAGGGCAATCTTTTAAAGCTATTGAAAATGCCCGAACCAGACTTCGTAAAAAGTTTGATCTGACCAATGAAAAAGTAAATCTCTCTACTTATCTAAATACCATTTAG